The Silene latifolia isolate original U9 population chromosome Y, ASM4854445v1, whole genome shotgun sequence sequence TGGAGGCAGATGCCCTAACAACTCTGGGGGCAACCTACAAACCGGCCGAGTTGGCTAACATCCCCATCGCACACATGCTGGAACCATCTATCCAAAAATTAGGAGAAGCAGATAAAGGAGAACTAGAAGATCAGCAAGATGGGGCGGCACTTCTTCCAACTACAGATGGCCAGACAGCTGTCCAGCCAAACGATCCGTCAGCTGACCAGACAGATAACTGGGACTGGCGGATGCCATACTTAGATTGGTTGAGACACGGcaagctgccagatgacaagaaggaggtAAGGGGCTTTaaaatgaaagcctccagatTCGTACTAATTGATAATGCGCTTTTTAGAAAATCGTTGGCAGGACcatacttacggtgcctggataaacaagaagcacagactgtatTGCATGCCCTCCACAATGGCGAATGTGAAAACCATGTAGGGGGCAGAAGTCTGTCAAACAAAACCCTCAGACAAGGCTACTTTTGGCCCACAATGAGGGCAAACTCGGCAGAATACGCTCGAAAATgcgacgcctgccagcgctcagcgccaatgatccatcagccagcaaaGCCCCTACATCTCATCAtttctccttggccattcatgacatggggaatggacattgtggGCCCTCTGCCTAAAGCTACAGGAAACAGaatatggatgctagcaatgacagactaTCTTTctaaatggatagaagcagaagcattcacagaggtaaaagacaaacaggtcatatcttttatcaaacgtaatatcatctgcaggtttggtatcccgtcagaaattatatgtgacaatggatcacaattcatctcaaacgacgcggagggatactgtgccataccaggtagaaggcaggaaaattcgcctacaagtgggaaggaccataccaggtagaaggcgtTGTTGGCCATTGGGGCGTACAGATTAATGACCATGGACTGtcaaatcatacacaaaccatggaacatgcttcacctgaagaggtatcacttttgataataagtagagtttagtgtacagagtagtgtatccaaaaagccaaaaaaaacggtagtaggcatactaccaattttgctcccttttcttttcttttaattacaCTTTAAAATTATTATTGAAGTTGTGTGGTCTGTAAGCTTCCTGGGACGACAATTGCTCTGGCACCCCATCAGACAAcatcaggtacttcacatcgctcTGGTGGAATTTTCTGTTTTCAGGCTTCTTTAAATGCATCACTCTGGACTCTAATATCTATGGTACGTTAAAAGTGTTGCTAGCAGGGCTGTCAACTGCAAACGCGGAGTGACAAGGCACATGACACTCTAACATGCCTAACCTAAATTCTCCAGTAGGAGCACCCTTACCAGGCGGCTTGTGGAACATACAGAAGGGAGCCTGGCTGATAACTTAAAGCTCATCCAGCTACCCTGGATACCACCCCCAAACGTAGCTCTCAATATCGAGTACTCGACGCAatcaatcagggccccagcatgcatgcacaaacATATGGAACgcagggatctctgagctaccggaatcctgcaacgttccactggtcctagaatgacgataaacttgcctaaggtacacccctgttggctttaaacatgatgaacacaccttgcgtcatgaacaaggttaagtagttagaatgcggcatacgcctaaatcagtcattggactgacacggcagctagctgaatctaaatcagccttttcaggctgacacgactagcCCAAATCAGctagcaggctgacacggcagcttccTAAGCTAAGTAAAAAAAACACAAGTTATGACGATAATAAAACTTGCCAAAACTaggcaaggggcatttcaaaatatggccaaacaCGGCCCTAAGTTCAGTCAACCGTCACCACGACAGGAAAACACAAAATAAAATGATTAAAAATTCTTACAAGTCTGCCCATCCAGGGTCAGACCACCATTCatagaaagtttgaaaataaaAAACTTTTAACTTGAGGCCAAATCAATGACCTCCCTTTTCTGGCACCTCTTCTGCCTTCTCCTGCTGACTTCCCATTTCAGGTATAGGACCAGGTTTCACGCCCTCAGCACCAGCAGCCTCTTGAGCTCCCTCAGCAATGGTAGCCTTCTGAAAGGAACTAGCTTCCTCAGCAGCTGCCTGCTCCATCAACGTAGGAGAGTTCATctcaccaacctcaggcatcagcacGCTCAAGTCAGGCTGAATAGGATAAAGGGTCTCCAGCTGCCTCTCTTCCTCCTCTATAGAGTGCAAGGTTGGAGGCTCGTCAAGTGCatcacgcatcccgctgatcttgCCCCGTCAGGTAGCATaagcaacaacattggtggcgaGGGAGATCAACTCACTGATCTTTTCGTCAGAGCGCTTAAGGGAGTCAGCAAAAGTACTGCACACTTCTTGAGTATGAGCCAAATGGTCAgccccctccttcaacttcttcttggcgCCAGCAAGTTCAGCCTTCAGCTCCACCACGCGTCCCTTCAAATCAGAGCGCTGCTGCTTCAAGCCAGCAATGGTCCCAAACAGCTCTTGGTTTTTGGCATTAGTAGCTCGGCTGGTGGTTTGCACCATATTGATCATTTTTCTATTGTAAAGAGCTGACTAGAAGGCCTGTAAGCAGAAAAGGAAGAGTTAGCAGATTCGGTATAAATGATTCAGAACAGGCAGCAGAAGGGGGATACTCACCATGAAAGCATTGTGcacatcattctcagccatctcttCTGTGGAGAATTCTGAGAAAGCTCCCACCAAAGAAGGGAAGAGGATCTGGTCGATCTCAggccagtatggcaccttgtcTATATCTCCAAAACCATCAGGAAAATGGGCTATGATACCACCACTGGCGGCAGCAGCAGGACTAGCAGGTGGGGTAGGAGGATGACGGGACAGTGGACTGACTTCCAGAGGCTCAGGACGAACAGTGCTAGAATGGGTAGGAGGAGACTGAAAGGAGGTAGTAGGGGCACTCCTCTTGGATGCAGAAGCCACATCAGGACTCCCAGCGGCTCTCTTTCTCTTAGCACTCTGAAGGATGGCTTCCAGAGGGTCGACTTTGGAACCTGTAATCAGACAGACGTCAGGTGTCACGAGTTACCAGATGAAACAGTAAGATGTCAGGCATCAGAGACGTCTAGATAAAACAGTTATCATAAGGCGACataccagaagacatgctgtgagctgaTTGTTGAGGGTTGGAAGACGAGACAGGCGACAAACCAGGTGGCAGGTCAGGAAACTTTCTCTCAGGCAGGGAGATGCAAAACAATTTGTTGTGGGCAGATGTCGGGTCACCTAGACGAGTTAGGTTGCAGGGGCCTGCACAGAAGCGAGAAGTAAGTCGGTAAGCATTGGAAAAACAAGAACAGGCGCCAAGAGGAATACTTACTCGAGGTTAGGATCCAGTCTTCAAAAATATAATCAGCAGGTGGCTGGATGGAGGTTTTCCTCAGGTAGAAGAACTCCTCAAACCATTTTTCATCCCTAGACTTCGACACATGCCTCAAGGGAGTCTCACCACGGTCGCGGAAGGAACACTGGCCCCTTCCCAGGGACTGGATCTCATACATATGAGCCAGCTTACCTAGGGAGATGGTGCTGCTGGTGTTTTGGCTGGCTGACAGagagtagaggagaaccctccagATGTTGGTGGAAATTTGGGCCATGGCGAAATTATTGGTGGGAAATCTTGCATGAGTTTGGGGAAGCGAAATCGAAGGCCATATCTGAAAGGATAAAGGTAGAAGCATACCTATCCCGCACGGATGGCATCCACCCTTTGGCCAAGCTCGGGAATGGCAATATCAACCCCGTCGCCAAGACCCATCAACTCTTTGATTAAGGGGATGTCGTCGGCGGTCAGGGAGGAATTGCAGTCATGGGGGTGAACGAAAAGTTTGCGAGATGGAAAGGTAGAGTCGGGGTTTTGGTCAGCCGGAGCAGAGGTCGAGGTGGTGTGGTGAGTTTTACCCATGATCAAAGAAGGAAAGGAAAGaggattaaagaaagattaaaagAAAGGGGAAGTACCTGACAAAGCAAAGTGGCGATGAAAATGGCGGAATCCGGCAAGGAAGCAAGGGGGAGAAGAAGGGTGTTAGAGAGGAGATGaggttttaaaattttaaaattaataAGAAAGGAAGGTAGGTAGTTGGgattataaaggaagagagaggaAGTAGGGTGCGCGAAATGAGGAGAAGGTCTAGGGGCAATGATGAGTGTTTGGGAAGCTGTGCAAATGGCGGCGCGAGATTTAAAAAAAACTGTAATTCCTTATTCGACGCCTCGAGACGTATCTCACAAGGaattaggggcaaactgtttgggccaaaatcCGCTTATTGGCCTAATAAGAGGACGAGCTCATCAAGGCTTATTTAGCAAATTGGGCCGAGGAATTCAGTGGGCGCGCCAGGGCCCGTAAGCAGGTGAGTCAGGGAGATCTCAGGGAGaatttagggagatcagggagaatagaaTACAAGGACGCATTTATGGAAAGAAGCATAGTAGAACTAATATTGCTTACCATAAACAGAGTAGGACATGCCTAGGattcctaccctataaatagccatgAGGACAAGGAAGAAGGGACATACAAGAACTACCATACAAACATAACGCATTGCGCTAGCTATATTATCGTGCCGTCTCCTTTGTATTCATTCTCGTATTCAAAGCTAGTGCACTCATTGGAAGGGTAtcgtcccttcccgcggtcgtttcccacattgggttttccgcgtcaccaaatctcttgtgtTAACCTTTATATACAtctttaatttccttatttagcaTTAACGTAAACAATCCAATCGACatacaacgagtaagaccacattgacctacttcacctaattcggtagaaaatCACCAAAACATATGTCAAATACGACTGTACTTACAATTTGATCAAACACTAATACTGATTCATTGTCATGGATTCATGGCAACTGATAAAGTAGATAGTATGTCAAATACGACTGTACTTCATATTCATGGATGAATAATATACAAATAGCAGAAAGTATACAAAAAGCTTAAAGAAACGCAATTCTCAAATTTGGGTAAATTTCTGAATTGTCGTTATTATTATAAGCTTAGAGATATTATAAGTTTGTTCGTTCTCCTAAGAAAATACATACGCTTCCTAATTAGGTGGAAAAGATAGATTTTTAGCTAAATTAATTCATACATGTTTATCAGAATTTGGCTTATAGTCTTCTACGTACAAAAGAACCCCCAAGCTTTGCAACTCAAAACATGTTCCAGGGATAATCACGTACATCAATATCGAAAATCGACCATACCACAGAATAGATTAGTTGATAAATTTCCATACATGAGTTCAACAATCTTCTTAATTCTTTTCGTACCTGAAATCTAAACACAAAACACCATTAGTACAATTTACAAATGATAACTCTAAATGGGGGGTTAAGATACAACTTGCTACCGGACTACAATAAGCACGcatacaaaaacaaaacaaaaaatcatCTAAGCTTGCAATTAAAAATAAATTGGTTCAGGAAAATTTATTTGTttgtgaagtctataaatacggagtagtaTTTATACTACAAATTTATTTCAAGAGTAGTTTACCTCTATTTCTTATAATATTGTTATAGTAGAACTCTATTTCTTATCGGGTAGTTGACTTTATTTCTtatcttattgttattattatgatgTGATAAAATATTATCTTCTACATCATGATTATTATCCAAAAATATATTTACATTAAAAAATATATTAGGTAGTTCTCTAAAGATGGAGACTCTAAAATTACTCGAAAAAAgattcctttattaatatagatagatagatactagatttaatgcccgtgccaTGCACAGGCCACTTGTTAAAATCTTTTGTAGTGATTTTAATTGATTATACTTTGAACGATATTCGATTATCTAAACTCTGAGAATGATTTATCCGTGCGACCTGCAATAGTAAGATCGTCCATAGTAATCTTAATTGCACTAAAATTGAAAAAAACGAACATTCATATAGTTTTTTCCTAATTATATGCGtggaaaaatagaaaaaaaaaaggaaacataTACTTGGTTATGTATAGTAGACTACTAAGGGCCTTTTATATAGATCTTCATAGATTAACAGGAATGTCGTCTTGCTCCGTCGCAaatatatttgtaaaattggtgtataTCATTGTTAAAAAATGATATTAGTGAGTAATAATACTTCTACTATATACTACTGTTAATAAACGTAGAGAAGTATATTTGTGTGAATTGTGTTGTGTATTTCCATTCAATAATCAATTTTTATATAGGATTACAAGTCAATAACAAATCCTTGAAATAAGGTAACAAATGCCAAGAATCAAGGAATTTGCTATAACAAACGATATGCCAAATATCGAGATATGCGAATAATATCGGATAATATCGAAACCGATATTATACGCCTAATACCCCCCCTCAAACTGGAGCGTGTAAATCAAGAACGCCCAGTTTGCGGAGAAGGAGATGAAATTGAACCGACCCTAAGGCTTTAGTAAAAATATCAGCAATTTGTGTTTGAGACTCCACGTGAGAGGTAGTGATCAATTTGTGTTTGAGACTCCCGTTTTAGGAGGATGTCGAGATGGTGTTGCAGGGGAATTTTCGGTGTCGGAAGTAGCAGTGACTGTTTCAGCCGAGGTGGAAGGAGGGTCAATACTAGTTTCAAGAGCCGTATCAAATAAAGGAGTGTTTCTATCATCACTAGCTGGTGAATCCATGTCCAAAGTAGCAGCATATGGAAATGAATTTTCATAAAAACAGACATCCCGAGACACAAAAAATTCACCTTTGTCGAGATCGTATACCTTCCACCCTTTCTTATTAGTAGGATAACCCACAAATATACACTTGCGAGACCGACTAGCGAATTTATCACCCTTAGTATATTGATTGTGAGCAAAACAAAGACAACCGAAAACTTTGATATTAGTGTAAGATGGAGCAACCCCAAATAAGAGCTCGAAGGGGGTTTTTTTATCAAGGACCAGTGAAGgagtacgattaattaaatgagcAAACATTAGGACACATTCACCCCAAAAAGTAGTCGGTAAATTGGCCTGAAATAATAAGGCTCGTGCCACATTTAATATGTGACGGTGTTTCCTTTCTACGCGACCGTTTTGTTGTGGAGTACCCACACACGAGGTTTGAAAATTTATGCCATTTTGGACAAAAAATTCGGCTATTAAATTGAATTCGGTACCATTATCAGAACGAACCGTTTTAAGCTGTTTATTGAATTGAGTTTGGACCATGGCAATAAAATTCATAAACATAGTGGTAACTTCGGTTTTATCAAGAAGAAGATAAACCCATACGGCACGAGAAAAATCGTCCACAATAGTCAAAAAATACTTGGCACCACAAGATGAGGGTGTGCGATAAGCaccccataaatcacaatgaaCGAGTTCAAAAATATCCGACGCCTTATTATCACTCAAAGTAAACGAGTGTCTGACTTGTTTGGCATGATGACAAACATCACACGGAGAATCTAAAAACGAATTATTAATAGGCTTGCTAATAGTAGGAAGTAAATTAACAATCTTATGTGACGGATGACCTAGTCGCTTGTGCCATAAATCAAAAGAGTTAACGCTCACCCTATGAACACCGGTGCCACGACTGTCCCACCACACTTGAAATAATAGAGTCCGTCTCGCATCTTACTGCTCAATCCTCGTCCTCAATAAAGGGTCCTGAATGGAGCAAGAATCATTAGTAAACCGCAATTCATAATTAGCATTGGAAATTAATTGAGAAACGATATTAAGTTGCACGTGAGTCCAGAACCAATAAAACATGAAATAAGCTTAATTGATCAGTGAGTTTAACGGTACCAGCCTTCATGGCTACTATGCTCTGTCCATTAGGCAGAGTGACGGGGCATGACGTAATAGAATAAATATCACTGAACCATGTAACATCGCCTGTGACATGTCGAGAAGCACCCGTATCGATTATCCAGTCAGAATACATACCAGAAAGACGGTCATTGAGCGACGAATCGAGAGCGTCGAGGGACATTTGCACGGGCGAGGACAGAGGACGGTAGAAGCGGTGAACACATGAGTCCGGCATTGTCGAGCACGCACCTCCTCAATCGTGCGTGGACGGTCACCCCACCAGTCAGGAAACTTTCCTGATTTGA is a genomic window containing:
- the LOC141628395 gene encoding uncharacterized protein LOC141628395 — its product is MLEPSIQKLGEADKGELEDQQDGAALLPTTDGQTAVQPNDPSADQTDNWDWRMPYLDWLRHGKLPDDKKEVRGFKMKASRFVLIDNALFRKSLAGPYLRCLDKQEAQTVLHALHNGECENHVGGRSFFKCITLDSNIYGTLKVLLAGLSTANAE